In the Meiothermus sp. Pnk-1 genome, GCGCTCAGGTCGGGCCTATCCCCGCTTCGTCCGGCCGGATCGCGGGCTGCCCTGGGCCGAGGCGGTGCTGGGGGTCATCGCGGAACACCACCGGCTGCGCCGGGGCGAGCTGATGGAGGCCCTGCACGCCCTGGAGGGGGACTCTCCGGACTACAACCTGGTGCGCGGCCTGGCCCACCTGGCCCTCAGCGAGGCGGAGTTCGCCCTGGGGACTTCCCTCGAGCCGGCCCGGCTGCGCGAGGAAGCGTTCGCCCTCGCGGCGCAGCGGGGATACGGCACCCCCACCACGCAGGGGGTGCTAAGGGATCTGGCGGAGCGCCACGCGCTGGAGGCGAGCCAGATACCGGCCCTGCTATACGCCGACCTGCCGGAGAACCACCTGCTGGTGCGCCTGCCCGACCTCACCCCCGCCCAGCTTTTGGACCGCTATAACCTGGCCCAGGCCCAGGGCCTGCTCTATTCGGCCACCCACCTGGTCCTGCAGGTGCACCGCAACGAGGTGGGGGAGTATAAGAAGCTCTTCCGCTACCTGAAGTTCTACCGCCTCATGTTCACCGTGGAAGGCGACCTGGATAGCGGCTACCGGATCCACGTGGACGGGCCCGCCTCGCTGTTTCAGGCTACCCGGCGCTACGGGGTGCGCATGGCGGCCCTGCTTCCGGCCTTGCTGCACGTAACCCGCTGGGAGTTGACGGCGCGGCTTTGGCTGCAGGGCCAGGCCGTGGAGTATGCCCTCGACTGGCGCGCCGTGAGCCAGCGATTGCGCTCGCACTATCCCCGCCCCCCGGAGTTCGACTCGGTGCTCGAGGCCACCTTCGCCCGGCGCTGGGAGAAGCTTCAGACTCCCTGGCGGCTCGAGCGGGAGGTGGAGGTGGTGGACCTCAAGGGCACGGTTTTTCTGCCCGACTTCGCCCTGCGCCACCCGGACGGGCGGCGGGTATATCTGGAGATCGTGGGCTTCTGGCATCCGGAGTATTTGCGGCGCAAGCTGGAGAAGGTACGGGCGGCGCGAATGGACCACCTCATTCTGGCGGTCTCCCGGCGCCTGGCCCTGAGCCAGGAGGCACTGGCCGACCTGCCGGGGCGGGTGCTGTGGTTCAAGGGGCAGATCCAGCCTGAGGCTGTGCTGGAGATGCTTGAACCCATCCCCGAGGGCTGAGCGCGAAGATACGGGTCTGTTGGGAATGTTGAGAGTTGGGTTTAGCTAAAAACAAAAACTCCCAACACGGTAAATAGCCTCCAGAACGTTATTTTTGCCCTCTTGTTGGGAGTTTTGGTGAGGTACCCCTTTTACATTTCTTCGGAAGAGGAGGGCGTACTATATTCCTTTGTACGGTAACATATTGCTATGCGCTGGCAAGCGGCTTTGCTCTCCCTCATCGCGGCTCTGGCCCTGCCGGTGGTTGGACTGGTCACGGGCCGGGTGGTGGGAGATTTCTTCCTCGAGGTGTTCGCTCCGCGAAGCAGCCGTGGAGACCTGATCGGTGCTGTAGGCGCTGGCTTTGGCGTGTTGGTGTACGCCCTGGCGCTGGCCTCCTCCTACTCGCACCTGCGCCACTACTACCGGGGCTACGAGGCCCAGGGGGTGCGGGCCTCGTGGGCGCTGGCCCTCGCGGTCGAGGTTGCGACCTTCTATATGAGCTTTGCGTATGTAGTCATTCACTCCCCGTGGGCCTTCTGGGGCAGCCTTATCGGGGCCTTCGTGGTGTTCTGGGGCAACTTCTCCAGCATGTACGAGGCTCGGATTGAACGGGCTGGGGACACCGACCTGTGTGGAGAAACCACCACACAGCCCGCTCGCACGTCGGTAGTCGCTGCTTCCCCGGTAGGGGAACACCTTGAAGCAGCCCAACTGCACGGCGCATTCCCCGAGCAAACACTTCAGGCGTTTGTTTCGGCGGAGGCTGTGGAGACCAGGATCCGCCAGGTAAGGCAGGAAGTCCGGGCGGTCAGGAAGACGGACGATCCCCTGTCGGGACGGATGGCTAATGCCACTGTTCACCGGACGGTAGATGAGCCCTTGCCGAAACAGACTGCTCACGCAGCTCATCCCGCTGCTTCGCCGTTAGGCGAACACCTTGAGGTCAGGCCGGTAACCTTACCCACCCAGGAAGGACACGAGGCTCCCTCAAGGGGGCCAGATTTCCCCCTCTCCGAGGTTGATCGGAAGGTGCTCCGCCTGGCTGCGGCAGGGCCTGTGGGCCCCTCGAGCGTCAGCCGGGCGCTCGGAATCGCTAAGAGTTCCGCAGGGGACAGGCTCCGGCGTCTAGAACGCATGGGGCTGTTGGTGAAGCAGGGCTCGAGCTACGTGATTGCCGTTAAAGGAAATTAACCCGTTGTGCGGCAGATGCAGCAAAGCAGCTCTGCCCTTCAGGGCGGAGAGGATTTCAAACTACGGTCTACGATCCCAGAGATCTGGCTTCCCAGCCACCTGGACCCAGCCTTTGGCGCTTCCCTTGGCTTTAGTGGAGGCCTGGCTGGCCAGGTTGATCAGGTCGTCAGCAGTGGCCGCCGGGTTCTCTGGCACCCGGCCCGAGTGGCGCTGTCCCCCAGATATGCCCAGGGAGAAGGACAGCGGCGGCAGGCCCTCCACCTTCAGCGTTCCTAATTCTTGCCGCAGCGCTTCCAATAGGGGTAGCACCTCGCTGCGGGGGCGGGGGAATAGCAGCACGAACTCGTCACCGGCGTAGCGGAAGGCTTCCCCGCCGTGGGTGCGGGCAAAATTCCCCAGCAACTGGCCTAGCGCCCGCAGGGCCCGGTCTGCTGCCACGTGGCCATGGGCTTTGTTGAGGGCGCCGAATCCGTCCAGGTCGGCAAAGATCAACGTAGGATCCAACCCTCCCTGCAGATACCCTTCGAGGGTGTGCCGCAGCCAGTCGGCGCGGGCCAGCCCGGTCAGGGGATCTTGGCTGGCGCCCAGGGCGTACAGAAGCGTACCCTTGGTCAGCACCCCCACCAATTTCTCCTCCTCCACCACCAGCAGCCGCTCCACCCCCTCCTGCTGCATCCGCTCGAAGGCCTCGAAGAGGCTAGCCTCGGGGGAGATGGTGAGGGGATCTTTGCGCATGGCGTCCAGTACCAGGCGGTTGGGGTGGGCCGCCCGCACGTCCCGGGAGGTCAACAAGCCCACCAGCCGCCCCCCCACCAGCACCGGCAGGCCACCCACCCGGTGCTGGTTCATCAGGCGGGCCGCCTCGGCCACGCTTAGCTCACCTTCTACCACCCGGGGATCCCGGGTCATGGCATCGACAACACGGCGCTGCATACGCTGGACGGATTTTACCTTAACCGTAGAGTGCGCCGGGCCTGCAACTCCGGGTCCAGGTGCACCCGGATCACCGTTTCCTCATCGAGCATCTGTGCGCACTCCTCCAGCAGGAGCTGCACCAGGCTTTCCCCTTCCACCAGCTGCAGCAGCTTCTTGCGCACCAGGCAGGCCTCGATGACCGGCCCCTCCAGAGGGATCAGTTCGTACTGGCCGGGGGATAGGCTTTCGGCCATCCGCCGAGCCGCCTCTGGACCGATGGGAGCCCGACAGCCGATCAGGAGGGCATCCCACAGGGGAGGAATCTCGAAAGGCTGCGCCCGCAGGCTTAGATGTAGTTGTTTTTGACCGTGCTCGCGAGGGGCGGATTTGCTCATGATCATCTGCAGTCTAATTGGAATGCAGGATGGCGGAAGTGATATTCGGGCCGTTGACGCTACGGCGGCTTCAGCAAAGAGCCGGTAGCCCCGTTTGAGGCTCGCGCGTGGCTTTATGGCAGCAGGGCGACGGCCTCGGCGATCGGCAGCGGATGCCCCAGTAGATAGCCCTGGGCCATGTCAACCTGCAGCCTGTGCAAGGTATCGCGCTCGGCCACGGTCTCCACCCCCTCGGCGACGATCCTGCTCCCGGTCTCCTGCGCGAAGCGGATGAGCGCTGCCGCCAGCGAGCGGCGCGTGCGATCGGTATCGATGTTGCGGGTGAGCGTGGTGTCGAGCTTGATCAGGTCGGGGTCGAGCTGGAGAATGTGGCTGAAGCTGGCGTAGCCAGCGCCGGCGTCATCGACCGCCAGGCGTAAGTCCTGGCTGCGCAGGGGCTTAAGGACCGCGGCGAATCTTGAATAGTCAGGGATGGGGACGTGTTCGGTCACCTCGAGCACGATGCGGCCCAGCGGCATGCCCTCGAGTACGCGGGCGACCGCGCCGCTGAGGAGGTGGGCCGGGGAGACGTTGAGCGAGAGGAAGAGTTCAGGGGGCAGGTGCTCGAGCCCGGCCAGGGCCTTTGTGACCACCGCCATCTCGAGTCGCTCGCCTAGGCCGACTTCAGCCGCCTCGTTGAACCAGACGTCGGGACTGCGGGCGGGTGTGGCCGAGAACCGCGTCAGGGCCTCGAAGCCCAGGATCCTCCCCTCCGCGAGGTGAAAAATCGGCTGGTAGACGGTGCTGAAAGCTTCGGCCTCGAGCACCGACGAGACCCGCTCGACCATCGCCTGCCGGGCGTGCTCGGCCTCCAGCCGCCGTTCGATCTGCTGGGAAACGAAGCTGGCGAACAGGTGCAGCAGGGCCAGGTCGCGCTCGCCCAGGGTGGGGTCGGGCTTGGAGCTGAAGCAGCAGATGGTGCCGTAGATCTGGCCGTTGCTCAGGCGCAGGGCGGTGCTCAGGTGGGCTCCCACCGGCAAGGCGGTGGTGGCCGGCAACTCCAGCGCCGCTGGTAGCTGCGAGGCGTCGCGGATCAGCTCGGGAAGCCGTCCATCGACGACGCGCTGGCAGTAAGACTCCTCGAGGGGATCGGAGTCACCCGCGGCGATGGGGGGGTCTGCCGAGGAGGAATCGACGAAGCGGAAGTAGTGTCTACCGTCGTGGAATTGCGACACGAACGCCACCTCCATGCCCAGGTGCTCGCGGATGGCGCGTAGGGCGTCCAGCACGATCACGTCGACGGAGGCATCGCTGGTCCTGGAAGCGGAGAGGAGGATGTCCGGCATCGGGAAGGGCCTGCCGGGTAAAGGCGTGGAGGCAGGGTTCGCTCGCTTGTTTTTCGGCTCCATCCGGCACCGCCTTTTCAGGTCACTATGGGCTTTGGGCGACCCAACCGCCTTCGGCTCTAACCCCCATTCTTCCGCGCCATCGGCCCCAGCGCCCGATCACGTCTGCTGGGCCAGCGTGGCTGAGGCGCATATCTGGATTGTATAGACCTTTATGCTGAGAATTCGGTTAGGACTTACGCAGTTGAGGCAAACTCATAGACACGATGCGCCAGGTAGGTTCGGATGGCGTCGCGAACTATCGCTGTCTTGGCCTCATACCAACTCACCCCCACCTTCAACCGATAGGCCTCCAACCTTAGAAAGGCTCGTATCGAAAGCAAAAGGTGGTTGAGAAGGGCCACCGCTTTGCGAACCTGGGCCTTCTCCACCCCACAACACTGCTTGAGCCCCCGATGATAAACCTCTATGCCCCATCCCCGCCGCTCCAACGCCGCCTGCTCCTCTTCGCTCATCCCCAGATCGTTCGTGGCCCAGTGTTCCGCGTCCCCGTCTTTAGAAACCGTCCGGAACACCCGGACGAACCCGAAACCCCGAAGATGAACCACCCGCCCCTCCCCAGGGATTTCCACCCCACCGATGGGTACATTTCCCTTCCCATCCGGGTTGACTAGGCGGTTGCCCTTCAGCCGCGTCAGAAATAGCCAGCCCAGGTCCCGGATTCGCTTGAGGTTCTCCAAGCCGGCATACCAGCTATCCATCAGGACACATTCCGGCGCAAACCCTCTCTTCTTGGCCTGCTGGAGCATCTGCTGAAAGTGGTCGTTTTTAGAGGCTACTAAGAACCTATCCCAAACGCGGTAGGCAGATTATGTTTAGGACATGAAGCCAACCATACGCAAGCCATACCCATCCGACGTAAGCGATGAGGCGTTGTTTCGCGGCGTTAGCCGGGTGGAGTGGGCCTTTGTGATGCCCTACCTGACCCTGTTGCCCCTGGATGCACGGCAGCGCAAATACGACCTGCGGGAAGTATTCAACGCCCTGCGTTGGCTGGTAAGAACCGGCGCTCAGTGGGAGTACTTGCCCCACGACTTCCCACCCCCCCAGATTGTCAGCGAACAAGCCAGGCGCTGGATGAACAGGGGCGTATTTGAGGATTTGGTGCATGACCTGCGGGAAACGCTGCGGCTATTGCAGGGCCGAGCGGCTCAGCCCAGCGCAGCCATCTATGATGGTCGAACCTTGCAATCAAGTCCTGAGAGCGGTGAGCGAGCAGGTTATGACGGGGCTAAGAAGCGCAAAGGGAGCAAGGTGCACATGGCCGTAGATACGCTGGGGCACCTGCTGGCGATGGTGGTCACCCCGGCCAATGAGCAGGAGCGTGCCCAGGTAGCGGAACTCTCTAAAGCGGTGCAAGCCGTTGCCAACCGGCAAGTCGAAATCGCCTTTGTGGATCAGGGCTATACGGGCTCCGAAGCTGAGCAAGCGGCTGCCCAAGAGGGGATCGCCCTATGTGTGGTCAAGCTAGAAGAGAGCAAGAAGGGTTTCGTCCTGCTTCCCCGGCGCTGGGTGGTCGAACGCAGCTTTGCCTGGATGGCTCGTTTTCGCCGTCTGGCTCGTGACTATGAGCGTCTTACTGAGACCCTCAAGGGTTTTCACTGGCTGGCTTTCTCCATTCTGCTTTTACCGAAAGTTCTGGATGGTTTACGTATTGCTTCCTAGCAGGCTCTAGTCTGCCCATCCTGGGGCTTGTCGTAGACCCGAAAGTCGCAAGGGATCAGGGCCTGCCCCACCCCGCTACGCGGCGAAACAGGCATCTCTGTCCACAGCAGGGTCAACAGGGCGATCCCTTTGACGACCCCCTGATGCTTACCGCTCCAGTGGTAAGTCACCAGATCCATCCTCCGGGCGTACGGTTTGTCCAGGGTAGTGTCATCCAGGATCAGCAGTCCCTTCCTGAGGTTGACGAATGCCTTGGCTTCCTGCCACAACGCCGCCGTGTCGGGCGGCTGTCTTTGCAGCAGGCGGGTAAAGGCATCGTGGGCCGGGGCCTGATCCCCTTCCGGCTGACACCTCGCCGCCTCAGTACAGGTGAAGACCCGTTGAGCGGCGATAAGGAAGTGGATGTAGTCCAGGTCATCGCACTTTGGTCGGTTCATAGGCATCACCTCCTTTGGAGAAGGTTAGCTAAGCTCTATCCTCCTAGCGCATTGAAGAATACCCGGTCAACTGCGTAACTCCTATTCGGTAATTGGTCACCGGGTGGGTTATCCAGCACAGCTATTATCTGCAAGCAATTTTACACTACGATACTGTGCACAAAGCCCGATTGTTCCCGTATCCTGGCTTCCCCTACCGGCGGCTTGGGTGGGTTGCGCTCGCTATCGCTACCTATGTTGTCTTGTTTCTGGTGCTTTTCCCTCACATGGGCTTGGGGGTCGCGGCCCTCAGCGCGGTCTGGGTGGGGTTGGCTGGTTGGCTGCTGGGGATGAGGGGAGGGCTGGTGCTGGCGGCAGTGAACTTTCCTTTGCACGTATGGCTGTTCAGCCAGGTAGGGGAGCCGCTACTGATGACCCTCAAAGGGCCCGGCTTCTACGTGGGACTGCTGCTGGGGGCGGCCAGCGGCTGGGTGCGGGGACTGGTGGACAGGCTGGAAGCCAGCGAAGGGCGCTACCGCAGCCTGGTGGAGATGGCTCCTGTAGGGGTGCTGGTGCACGACGGGGAGCGCATCCTCTATGTCAATCCGGAGGCCGGACGCATGTTGGGGGCCCGGCACCCTAAGGAATTGCTGGGGCGCTCGGTGCGGAGCCTGGTGGGGCCTGAAAGCCTGCCCCTGGTGCCTACGCCCGTGGAGACCCTCGTATCGCCGCGAGAAAGTAGCGAGTTCCCGGGGGCGGGACGGCCAGGGGCCGAACGGGTGGAGGTGAGGTGGCGCCGCCTCGACGGTACTCCCGTCACGGCCGAGGTCAGCGGGGCGAGGGTGTGGTACGCGGACCGGGCGGCCATCCAGCTAACCCTGCGCGACCTGAGCGCCCAGCAGCAGTTACAGCATAGCCTCGAGCGCCTGACCTACCACGATCCGGTGACCGGGTTGCCCAACCGCGCGGCGCTGCTCCAGGAAGGGGCCAGGATACTGGCCCTGGCCCGCCGCCAGGGCTGGGGGGTAGCGGTCTTGTGGCTGGGGCTGGAGGGCTTTGCCTCCTTGCGGGAGGTGCTGAGCCAGCGCCAGGCCGACCTGCTGCTGCAGCGCGCAGGAGAGCGCTTGCGGCGGGTTACCCGCGAGCAGGACTACCTGGTCTCCTGCGGGGGAGGGGAGTTCGCCCTGGTAGCGCAAAACGCCATCCCCAGCGGGGTGTTGCGCCTGGCCCGGCGGCTGCAACGAGCCCTGGAGGCCCCCTTTTTTCTGGGGGACCGGCCCGTCCACCTCACCCCCAGCGTGGGCATCGCCTGCTATCCCAAGAACGCCCTCGACCTGGAGGGGCTGCTCTCGGCGGCCTACGCTGCCATGCAGCGGGCCCGAAGCGAGGACTGTCGGATGGCCCTGTTTGACCCCGAGGAAGCCCGCCGGACCCGCGAATATATGGTTCTGGAGGAAGCGCTGCGCCGGGCGCTAGCCGAAGGGGAACTCATCCTGCACTACCAGCCGGTGCTGGACCTGGGCAGCGGGCAGGTCGCGGGGGTGGAAGCGCTGGTGCGCTGGCAGCATCCTACCCGGGGGTTCATTTCCCCCGAGGTCTTCATCCCCCTGGCCGAGGAACGCGGCCTTATCCGCGAACTCGACCGCTACGTGCTGCGCCGGGCGCTGGGGGAGGCCGCCGGCCTGCCGGGCTGGGTGGCAGTCAACCTCGCCCCCCAGAGCTTCCGCGAGCCGGGGTTTGTGCGCTTCCTGCAGGAGAGCCTGGAGCAGACCACGACCGCCCCAGACAAGCTGGTGCTGGAGATCACCGAGCGCACCCTGGCCGATCCCGCTGCCGCTCAGCCGGTGCTGAAGCGGCTCAGGGCGCTGGGGGTACGGGTAGCGGTGGACGACTTTGGCACCGGCTACTCCTCGCTGACGTACCTGCGGAGCTTTGCGCTCGACCACCTCAAGGTCGACCGCAGCTTCGTACAGGGGATCGGAAGCCATCCTCAGGACCAGGCTATCCTGCAGGGCGTCTTCTTCCTGGCCAGGAACCTGGGCTTAGAGTGTGTGGCCGAGGGGGTGGAGACCGCCGAGCAGGTGGAGTGGCTGCGGGCTGAGGGTTGTGCCCTGGCTCAGGGCTATCACTTCGCCCGGCCCATGCCCCTTGAGCAGTTGCGAACCTGGCTTCATAGCCACAACTCCCCGCGCTCGAGCTCCTCGGCTGGAGACAACCCCGGGAAGTGACGACTCCTTGGGCTAAAACACCAATTACCTAGTTCTCGAAGAGGTCGGGGAAGTTGGATACTATTATGGCATAAAGCGAATTTTCCCTTGAAGGAGGCCCGATGCGCTCTTTGTCCTTGCTGGTTGTAGTTTTGCTCACTCTCCTTAGCCTGGCCTGGGGCCAAGGCACCCCGGAACTGCTGGCCCAGAACCTGCAGGGTTACTTGGGGGCGGAGGCCCGCCTGCTGGCTCAGGCGATACCCGGCACCGGGGTGGTGGTTCTAGCCCAGACCGACCGCACCGATCTGGAGCGCCTCCAGACGGCTGCTGATTTGGGTGCACTGCTCAGAGAGACCGCCCGGAGTGTGGGAGGTGTACCACCACTGGAGCGCTGGATCGTGGCACTGGCAGGCCCAGGTTGGAACCTCACCCTAACGCTGAGTGGCTCGACGGATTCGATCCTGACCACGGTGGACAACCAGGTGAACCCCCCCCTCCCGCTAGCCCGGGTCAGTGGGGGCGCCGCCGAAGCCCCTGTTCCCTTATCCTCCATTGATGGGGAGACCGGTGTGGAGCTCGACGCCGGGCCGCAGGGAGCTTATACCGTACTTGAGGACCCTCAGGGGCGGGTGCTGGAAACCCTGGACCTGTCGCCGGGGGAGTACTTCGCCACATACAGCAAGCCGGGCTATCGTACTACACGGGTGAGCTTCCGTGTCGAGCGGGGTAAAAAGACCCTGCTGCAGGCACCAGCCCTGGCCCAGGATGCTAACTACACGGCTAGGGCCGGGCTCGAGCTCAACCTGGCAGGCGTCACCTACCTGGTGCTGTTGTGGGATGCTCGTAACCAGCCAGTGCGCGACCTGTCCCGGCTGGAAGAGGGCCTGTACTACGTCACCTTCTACGACGGTGCTGTGCGGCTCACCCAGAGCCTGCTGCTCGAGGCGGGCAAGACCACGGTGGTCCGGGTCCCAGATTGGGTCTACCGGCCTCGCAGCCTCACCGCCGAACCCACCCCGGCAACAAGCCCTGCCGCCAGCCCCGCTCCTGCCGTGCCCAGCTCAGGAAAGTGCTGGGTGAACGGCTATTACCGCAAAAACGGCACCTATGTCAGCGGGTACTGGCGCAGTTGCTGAGCAACTGGAGATATGAAACCTTGGTTTGTTTTTTTGTTGGCCCTGGTGGGGTTGTCTCTAGCTCAGAGTATTCTGGTGGGCCGCTCGAGTGTGATTGACGGGGACACCCTGGAGATCCAGGGGGTTCGCATCCGCTTGTGGGGCGTGGACGCGGTGGAGTCTTCGCAAACCTGCCTGGACGCGGCGGGGAAGCCCTGG is a window encoding:
- a CDS encoding DUF790 family protein — protein: MAVLKSEHLAYTVRSGRAYPRFVRPDRGLPWAEAVLGVIAEHHRLRRGELMEALHALEGDSPDYNLVRGLAHLALSEAEFALGTSLEPARLREEAFALAAQRGYGTPTTQGVLRDLAERHALEASQIPALLYADLPENHLLVRLPDLTPAQLLDRYNLAQAQGLLYSATHLVLQVHRNEVGEYKKLFRYLKFYRLMFTVEGDLDSGYRIHVDGPASLFQATRRYGVRMAALLPALLHVTRWELTARLWLQGQAVEYALDWRAVSQRLRSHYPRPPEFDSVLEATFARRWEKLQTPWRLEREVEVVDLKGTVFLPDFALRHPDGRRVYLEIVGFWHPEYLRRKLEKVRAARMDHLILAVSRRLALSQEALADLPGRVLWFKGQIQPEAVLEMLEPIPEG
- a CDS encoding winged helix-turn-helix domain-containing protein, which gives rise to MRWQAALLSLIAALALPVVGLVTGRVVGDFFLEVFAPRSSRGDLIGAVGAGFGVLVYALALASSYSHLRHYYRGYEAQGVRASWALALAVEVATFYMSFAYVVIHSPWAFWGSLIGAFVVFWGNFSSMYEARIERAGDTDLCGETTTQPARTSVVAASPVGEHLEAAQLHGAFPEQTLQAFVSAEAVETRIRQVRQEVRAVRKTDDPLSGRMANATVHRTVDEPLPKQTAHAAHPAASPLGEHLEVRPVTLPTQEGHEAPSRGPDFPLSEVDRKVLRLAAAGPVGPSSVSRALGIAKSSAGDRLRRLERMGLLVKQGSSYVIAVKGN
- a CDS encoding GGDEF domain-containing protein, whose amino-acid sequence is MQRRVVDAMTRDPRVVEGELSVAEAARLMNQHRVGGLPVLVGGRLVGLLTSRDVRAAHPNRLVLDAMRKDPLTISPEASLFEAFERMQQEGVERLLVVEEEKLVGVLTKGTLLYALGASQDPLTGLARADWLRHTLEGYLQGGLDPTLIFADLDGFGALNKAHGHVAADRALRALGQLLGNFARTHGGEAFRYAGDEFVLLFPRPRSEVLPLLEALRQELGTLKVEGLPPLSFSLGISGGQRHSGRVPENPAATADDLINLASQASTKAKGSAKGWVQVAGKPDLWDRRP
- a CDS encoding EAL domain-containing protein, which codes for MPDILLSASRTSDASVDVIVLDALRAIREHLGMEVAFVSQFHDGRHYFRFVDSSSADPPIAAGDSDPLEESYCQRVVDGRLPELIRDASQLPAALELPATTALPVGAHLSTALRLSNGQIYGTICCFSSKPDPTLGERDLALLHLFASFVSQQIERRLEAEHARQAMVERVSSVLEAEAFSTVYQPIFHLAEGRILGFEALTRFSATPARSPDVWFNEAAEVGLGERLEMAVVTKALAGLEHLPPELFLSLNVSPAHLLSGAVARVLEGMPLGRIVLEVTEHVPIPDYSRFAAVLKPLRSQDLRLAVDDAGAGYASFSHILQLDPDLIKLDTTLTRNIDTDRTRRSLAAALIRFAQETGSRIVAEGVETVAERDTLHRLQVDMAQGYLLGHPLPIAEAVALLP
- a CDS encoding IS5 family transposase; translated protein: MKPTIRKPYPSDVSDEALFRGVSRVEWAFVMPYLTLLPLDARQRKYDLREVFNALRWLVRTGAQWEYLPHDFPPPQIVSEQARRWMNRGVFEDLVHDLRETLRLLQGRAAQPSAAIYDGRTLQSSPESGERAGYDGAKKRKGSKVHMAVDTLGHLLAMVVTPANEQERAQVAELSKAVQAVANRQVEIAFVDQGYTGSEAEQAAAQEGIALCVVKLEESKKGFVLLPRRWVVERSFAWMARFRRLARDYERLTETLKGFHWLAFSILLLPKVLDGLRIAS
- a CDS encoding bifunctional diguanylate cyclase/phosphodiesterase, with the translated sequence MHKARLFPYPGFPYRRLGWVALAIATYVVLFLVLFPHMGLGVAALSAVWVGLAGWLLGMRGGLVLAAVNFPLHVWLFSQVGEPLLMTLKGPGFYVGLLLGAASGWVRGLVDRLEASEGRYRSLVEMAPVGVLVHDGERILYVNPEAGRMLGARHPKELLGRSVRSLVGPESLPLVPTPVETLVSPRESSEFPGAGRPGAERVEVRWRRLDGTPVTAEVSGARVWYADRAAIQLTLRDLSAQQQLQHSLERLTYHDPVTGLPNRAALLQEGARILALARRQGWGVAVLWLGLEGFASLREVLSQRQADLLLQRAGERLRRVTREQDYLVSCGGGEFALVAQNAIPSGVLRLARRLQRALEAPFFLGDRPVHLTPSVGIACYPKNALDLEGLLSAAYAAMQRARSEDCRMALFDPEEARRTREYMVLEEALRRALAEGELILHYQPVLDLGSGQVAGVEALVRWQHPTRGFISPEVFIPLAEERGLIRELDRYVLRRALGEAAGLPGWVAVNLAPQSFREPGFVRFLQESLEQTTTAPDKLVLEITERTLADPAAAQPVLKRLRALGVRVAVDDFGTGYSSLTYLRSFALDHLKVDRSFVQGIGSHPQDQAILQGVFFLARNLGLECVAEGVETAEQVEWLRAEGCALAQGYHFARPMPLEQLRTWLHSHNSPRSSSSAGDNPGK